The following proteins come from a genomic window of Sphaerisporangium rubeum:
- a CDS encoding DUF6886 family protein has translation MRPEPGQVLHFSEDPNIKLFVPHVARTARQQEPYVWAVDAARSPDYWFPRNCPRALAWTTASTTHHDRDRIIGPGCGDRVHAVEYRWLDAMRTVDLYAYRLPATAFEPFGTPVPTAQVATEPVTPLGPPERVGDLLRLHEKAGIHLRVLPNLWPFWDAVTESTLSWSGIRLRNAIPRTRSATEPAQEPVSRPGADSTPPRGTDP, from the coding sequence ATGCGTCCAGAACCAGGCCAGGTGCTGCACTTCTCCGAAGACCCGAACATAAAGCTGTTCGTCCCCCACGTGGCCCGGACGGCGAGGCAGCAAGAGCCGTACGTCTGGGCCGTGGACGCGGCACGATCCCCCGACTACTGGTTTCCCCGGAACTGTCCCAGAGCACTCGCCTGGACCACCGCGTCCACCACCCACCACGACAGGGACCGCATCATCGGCCCAGGCTGCGGCGACCGCGTTCACGCCGTCGAGTACCGCTGGCTGGACGCCATGAGAACCGTCGACCTGTACGCCTACCGCCTCCCCGCCACAGCTTTCGAGCCGTTCGGCACCCCGGTCCCCACCGCTCAGGTGGCCACAGAACCGGTCACCCCCCTGGGCCCCCCGGAACGGGTCGGCGACCTCCTCCGCCTCCACGAGAAGGCCGGCATCCACCTCCGCGTCCTGCCGAACCTCTGGCCTTTCTGGGACGCGGTCACCGAAAGCACCCTCAGCTGGAGCGGCATTCGCCTGCGCAACGCCATCCCCAGGACCAGGAGCGCCACCGAACCAGCCCAGGAACCCGTCAGCCGGCCCGGCGCAGACTCCACTCCACCGCGGGGCACCGATCCATGA
- a CDS encoding CoA-binding protein — MDGRFADERVIERLLAESETWAFVGLGDDPSRTVYQQARLLQMRGKRIVPVHPVARTVLGEPGYASLSDVPGTVDVVGVYRRSEYAGAVVDEAIAAGAGAVWLPIGVIDEAAGMRARDAGLDVVMDRCPAVEWSLRRAG; from the coding sequence ATGGATGGTCGTTTCGCGGATGAGCGGGTTATCGAGCGGCTGCTTGCCGAGTCGGAGACTTGGGCTTTTGTGGGGCTCGGGGATGATCCGAGCCGGACGGTGTATCAGCAGGCGCGGCTGCTGCAGATGAGGGGGAAGCGGATCGTTCCTGTGCATCCGGTGGCTCGGACGGTGCTGGGTGAGCCGGGGTACGCGTCGTTGAGCGACGTGCCGGGGACGGTGGACGTGGTCGGGGTGTACCGGCGGTCGGAGTACGCCGGGGCTGTGGTGGACGAGGCGATCGCGGCCGGGGCCGGGGCGGTCTGGCTGCCGATCGGCGTCATCGACGAGGCGGCGGGGATGCGGGCTCGCGACGCCGGTCTGGATGTGGTCATGGATCGGTGCCCCGCGGTGGAGTGGAGTCTGCGCCGGGCCGGCTGA
- a CDS encoding nucleotide pyrophosphohydrolase, whose amino-acid sequence MSELGELAVRMRRFAHEREWERFHTPKNLAMALAGEAGEVLAELQWLTPEESARVMDDEEAAGRLRGEVADVTLYLVRLADVLGIDLVAAAHAKLDESDRRYTVAEYRGSARKAPPLS is encoded by the coding sequence ATGAGTGAGCTCGGGGAGCTGGCGGTGCGGATGCGGCGGTTCGCGCACGAGCGGGAGTGGGAGAGGTTCCACACGCCGAAGAACCTGGCGATGGCGCTGGCCGGGGAGGCCGGGGAGGTGCTGGCGGAGTTGCAGTGGCTGACGCCTGAGGAGTCGGCGCGGGTGATGGACGACGAGGAGGCGGCGGGGAGGCTGCGGGGCGAGGTGGCGGATGTGACGCTGTACCTGGTGCGGCTGGCCGATGTGCTCGGGATCGATCTGGTGGCGGCGGCGCACGCCAAGCTGGATGAGAGCGATCGGCGGTACACGGTGGCGGAGTACCGGGGGTCGGCTCGTAAGGCGCCTCCGCTTTCGTGA